GGATGACCAGTGCGGACTGACATCCGATCTGGCCGAGTGTCACTCGAGGAAAGAGGACGAGAGCTGGACCTGCTTTGCCAGCTGTCACCGAACCGTTCGCGTGGCTGCGTCCATGCGCTGTCAGTGCTTGGCTGCGTCGAGCCCAGCTTCGAGGGGCTTATTTGACTACATCCAATGGAGTGCGTTCGCATTCACCGCAACAGGGTGTATCACTCCACACAATCCCAAGCAGGCACTCGAAACCATCCAGTGGATGCATCGCATGAACGTTGGTACTAAAGAACCAGCGCTGCAAATCGAGTTGATCCTCGAAGGAGAAGCACTCAAAAAATCAGACGACTCCAACGAAGATCCCAAAAAGCTCAAAGCACTCTTGAAGCTAATCTGGAACCAAACCGCCCCACTCTTCATGCCACCCTACTTGAGTAAAACTCTTCTAGTCTGTTTCCTGCAGTTTGGATCGTACGTTACAGCTCACGGAATGTACTTCTTCTTCCCCGGAGTTCTAGATAAATTGATCAGATCACAAGACTCAGGCGTAGAACTGACCACACTGTGTCAGGTCGTATACTCCTCCCAGATAACCAATACCACTCCAGAACTCCAAACCGAATGCACCCAGTCGTTGACGGAGGCTACCTACGGCTACTCTTTCATCCTGGACGTGATCTACATGCTGGGATTCGCCGTTATGGGCGTGATCGTCAACGCCGTTGGCAGGCTGGCGATCCTGGTGTTTGTGTTCACGACCTGTGGGGTTTGCGGATTGCTGACGATCTTCATCGAAGTCCCGCTGGCATCGATGTGGCTGTACATGGTGATGCTGCTGTGTAGTTTCTCCGTCAGCGTGGTCAGCGCCGTAACCGTGGATCTGTTCCCAACCAATTTAAGAGCTATGGCCCTCGGCATCTCGACCATGTGCGGTCGCATCGGTGGGGTGTTCGGAACCAACCTGAACGGACTGCTGCTGGACAGTCACTGTGAGCTGACGTTCGGGATTGCTTCGGTGATTTTGCTGCTGTGCAGCGTGCTGTCGTTCTTCATCCCTAATATCAATCGGAAGCTGTCGGAACCTAGGCCTAGTGTGGGATCTAGATAAATAAAACATTGCTACTCTCTCATTTTGTTGTGTCCAGCCGCGACCTGTTTTACTAAGTAGATAGATCGAAAACTGTCTTAAAAATGTCTTTGTTTACAAATGGCTTTTGAGTCTTTTGAGAAACGACATGAGATTTGGTCGACATTGTACTAACACACTTGTCAACATATTGTTATGTGACATGTAGAAAGATAGCATGACGGTCACGATTTATTCACGAACAACAAAagaatcaacaacaaaaaaacactttggaaGTCAGCATCTATTGTTTTTTGCAAGCAGTAACATAACCAAACTAttcggcaccctcagcaaacgtcaaatcagtacaaacctgctgccggatctttttatGGATTCAGGAACTGGTAgcaattttgtttgattttacgTTTGCggcgaaaatcaaaaaatgaaaacaagtcTCTGTGCACATCAGCCAATGGACTGTCACATCATCTCTCAGTGACAGGACAGCCGTTATTGGCCATTTCTCCCAAATGTACACGCCGCACGGCAGTACAGAATGTGACGTATACATTGTTGttagcgattttctgcacttttagtGCAATAAAAACATAGCTGGCAAAAATGCCAAGTGATCCAAGCGATTCGAAGAAGAAAATCAAAAGTGCcaaaagtgcggcgcgtcgttccgAGGCTGGTTCGCTTCGTGTCTTTCtggggaatacgcgcaatatcgTTTACAGCGACTATTGTTTTTTGCAAGCAGAACATAGccaaacttttcggcaccctacgcaaacgtcaaatcaatacaaattgctgcTGGATCTCTTTCCGAACCtctcccggaaaagatccggcagcaattttgtatggattgacgtttgcggagtgtaccaaaaaaaggtaaacaaatcacttcgtgcatcGGCCAATGACGTATCATCATTGTTCTGCACCCGTAGCAAACATCAAACTTGTTGCCGAATCTTTTTCCAAATCTAAGTGCAAAAGTTTAACCTACCACATCGTTGACAAAATTCAATGCAATCATACTCACTGTACAGTCCAAAGTTCTTGGCGAAGCTCTGCGCACAGAACAGCTCGAATCCGCGCTCGATAAAGTACCGCACGGCGAAGGCGTCCTTGTTGGGGTCCCCGCTCGCGAATCCCTGGTATGCCGAGTCGAAGAACGGGAATAGCTTCCGTTCCTCGCACAGGTCCGCAATCTGCTTCCACTGGTCCTGGGTGGGATCGATTCCGGTCGGGTTGTGCGCACACGCGTGCAGAATCACAACGGCACCCTCCGGAGCCGCCCGCAGATCCTCCAGCATACCCTCAAAGTCGATTCCGCGGCGTTCCTGGTTCCAGTAGCGGTACGTCCGCGGCTCGGTAAAGCCGGCGTACACAAACACCTTGTGGTGGTTCTCCCACGTAGGCGACGAGTAGTAGAACGTGGTACGCTTCAGGATGCGGCACAGAAATTCGGCTCCCACACGTAGGGCACCGGTTCCGGAGAGGCACTGGACGCCGAAGGCGCGCTTGCTCGCGATGGCTTCCGAGCCCTCGCCCAGGAGCAGCGTCGAGGCGGCATTCGTGACGCTTTCCGTGCCCAGCACCGGCAGGTACTCGTGGTTTAGGCTTCCGTCCGCGACGATGGCCGCTTCGGCTTTCTTCACCACCGGCAGGATCCACGGTTTGCCCTCGTTGGTGCGGTACGCTACGGACAggggaaaaaaaaggtttaaataatttgcaaagCTGCAGTCAATGCCGGTGCCCTCCAGATGGAAATGCAGATCGAGAGTGTAGATCGCAATGGTGGAGTGTTGACTATGCGCATTGAAACCTTTGACTAAGCAATACTGCAAGCGGGCTCCAAATGTTCTATAAATTGTGCTCATAGCTTTAAATAGCAGGGCTATCAGCTTTCCAATCTTAATAAGTCATCGGGAAAACCTTAAGATAGGTTGTCACATGATGGAACTatagaaataattttgtttaaacctaaagaatagaaaaaaataataaaaaataccaaaaatggcTACATTCTAAAAAATTACTCAATTTAAACTATATAAGCTGGTTGGTATTTGATAGAGACTTGCAAAATGTAAgactaaaatattaattttccacaattaatatttttttatttaaattgtttcaaaatgtaTCTGCCTTTTAATCCGTTTGATTCGAGAACCTTTAATAAATTTACGAAATGATCAAGAAAAGGAACTTATACTCTGTTATGTTCTTGCATTATCAAAGTGCCAAGCCAAGACCCCCCTGTCTTAGCAATATCAGCTCTTGGCAATAATTGTTTCCATCGCGGCCAAGTACCATTGTCCTTCACAAGCTCGCACTAATCAGAATGCTACCATTCAGGTGCTGATAAATAGAGGTGCTTGTGaaagctgaaaatatctcgTCCAACAACCAACACAGAGCTGCTAATCATGTGTCGCAACGCTATTCCCGCTAGAGATTTGCTCTGGTACAAGCGCAAAATATCTCGCAAATATTGCCATCATTCGCCATTTACACTCTCCAAATGACCTGGGGGTGACCTTCAGGCCGGGGAGACACTTTCTACGTAGGTTTTAGGGTAACTTTAAAGGGTTTAGATGAATATTGATGTGACTTGTACGTACCTCCAACGCCAAGATTGACCTTGTTCGGATTGGTGTCCTTCAGGCAGGCCTGGTTCAGTGCGAAAACTTCGATCGGTGGTCCGACCTCAACCGTTCCGAAGATACTCATTTTGTGTGTTTGCTCGAGTGGAATGAAACCGAGTTGACTGAAAACCTTAGAATACCCTCCAAATAACTCCTTTAAAGATAGAGCAACTAAACGTGTTACGTCCGTGTGGAGAAAGAGAGTTGTATAAGAGTTTCTTCAATAATTTTCCGTCAAATTGCACACATTCCGGTAGAGTAACACACTGATA
This is a stretch of genomic DNA from Culex pipiens pallens isolate TS chromosome 1, TS_CPP_V2, whole genome shotgun sequence. It encodes these proteins:
- the LOC120428729 gene encoding aspartate aminotransferase, cytoplasmic, whose amino-acid sequence is MSIFGTVEVGPPIEVFALNQACLKDTNPNKVNLGVGAYRTNEGKPWILPVVKKAEAAIVADGSLNHEYLPVLGTESVTNAASTLLLGEGSEAIASKRAFGVQCLSGTGALRVGAEFLCRILKRTTFYYSSPTWENHHKVFVYAGFTEPRTYRYWNQERRGIDFEGMLEDLRAAPEGAVVILHACAHNPTGIDPTQDQWKQIADLCEERKLFPFFDSAYQGFASGDPNKDAFAVRYFIERGFELFCAQSFAKNFGLYNERIGNLTVVQKDSTTSAAVASQITLLIRGMYSNPPAFGSRIVNLVLNDPTLRAEWMDCIKTMSSRIITMRKALYDELVALGTPGTWTHITEQIGMFSYTGLNEKQVEILIKEFSIYLLKTGRISMCGLNESNVKYVAKAIHEAVTREGVASKI